In Vespa crabro chromosome 5, iyVesCrab1.2, whole genome shotgun sequence, a single window of DNA contains:
- the LOC124424023 gene encoding uncharacterized protein LOC124424023, giving the protein MLMCRRLLLIAAAIAASIEVGSASYRSSISSDNSGNPGTTSSEVSSSSPETSGSPTEIAETIVCRPSEYLCGTGQCVAQDKYCDGENDCGDKSDEPRYCTPCNRTLYGDVGRTYRMEVRRPRKDRLPFLCHLNFTAAGSDLGDLVQLTFDTFTVGRFLSFTSEGCPDGFMSIREEGRPATGGQWCGSAWGYTVYYSETSSINLTLYLQRLPEEGIGYNFDFQLSYKFLRRSEAHLRYGNTSMATWRGELVNGTYCDRVLTKCDTRACRLQSPNYPGVYPRNVTCYYRVEQNRAPPGHRALLAVSQRNSHKIHIKDQIVKYDRSQRILRVWDQCNVVQDYLTVYDGGSTSDRVLVRLCGGDAVPDIVSSHNTMLLEFHTSPYDNPFHPVPLSFLPGFELEVQVLFVDEKSRSFVKENDNCDFYISSDESSLGILENPKHSLPPNTTCRYHFQGKLNEIVWLSFVKYYAASAELAANLHTGADCNAKLLIWDGDHASNKLVTNRKNITLMGQFCKDDIPRLCDHSLLRNSSRHTRPCSLTESYVSTGRDLTLEHILRQGSALYPISFVLRYEFVHEATSCNHVFSMASPTSSSSTSSSSSSSSSSSSSSSSLSIVSNFGKFTSPKSVFLYGRGGMQNLSCIYRFESEPEHRIELSIDRASFGDKICTSYIDPLVNRWTCDRRIGEPRKFGIAELVIAEYPWQEVELVRDCLCSNVSERIVLRSLTSNIIEIRFTVTLMNVTQDYRDYFFEGQYRFVPMNTENSEQGCSTKLEERRLRGTSGEISLRSPLPRVIPGVAAVEEILTNTEDLTATQCVNEPWLIEPEDPRMNFLYLRTAGYSINLDNVEECTTLNRIIVYSAANTKERSVICPEGGVDTSRTVDFFSGGWNYSAVNATVAMQQHSRSFVVEFLQREPGFYAVTWMAISKRSSNVGFTMSPMEECPYRCPEIQACINQVLWCDGVRNCPSGFDEEEANCSYRFSVTLLYVAVGAGALGIFLILLLATGCLKYCLYRHKTRKKKKNAALNVNHHVNHTHHNNGLTGSRLSGRYNLPTPQEMYLENYGKDSIC; this is encoded by the exons ATGTTGATGTGCCGGCGGTTGCTGCTGATCGCAGCCGCGATCGCGGCCTCGATCGAGGTTGGCTCCGCTAGTTATCGCTCGAGCATATCCTCGGACAACTCCGGCAATCCTGGAACGACGTCGTCCGAGGTATCCTCTAGCAGCCCGGAAACGAGCGGCTCGCCGACCGAAATCGCCGAGACGATCGTTTGCAGACCGTCCGAGTATCTTTGTGGTACTGGCCAGTGTGTCGCACAGGACAAATATTGCGACGGCGAAAATGACTGCGGCGACAAGTCGGACGAGCCAAGATACTGCACGC CATGCAACCGAACGCTATACGGTGACGTCGGTCGGACATACAGAATGGAAGTCCGTCGGCCGAGGAAGGATCGACTGCCATTCTTGTGTCACCTCAACTTCACTGCCGCCGGCTCCGATCTTGGTGATCTAGTTCAG TTAACGTTCGACACATTTACGGTCGGTCGATTTCTATCTTTCACGTCAGAAGGATGCCCGGATGGTTTCATGAGTATTCGCGAAGAGGGTCGTCCAGCGACAGGTGGACAATGGTGTGGCAGTGCTTGGGGTTACACCGTTTACTACAGCGAAACATCCTCCATCAATCTCACTCTTTACTTGCAACGCTTGCCCGAGGAG GGGATCGGTTACAACTTCGACTTCCAACTGTCGTACAAGTTTCTCAGACGGAGCGAAGCACATCTGAGGTACGGAAACACAAGTATGGCCACTTGGCGGGGTGAACTAGTAAATGGTACCTACTGTGATCGTGTATTAACCAAATGCGACACTCGTGCCTGCCGGCTTCAGTCACCAAACTATCCTGGCGTTTATCCCAGGAACGTCACCTGTTACTATCGCGTAGAACAGAATCGTGCACCTCCTGGGCACAGAGCACTTCTTGCTGTCAGTCAACGGAACAGCCATAAGATACACATCAAGGATCAGATCGTCAAATACGACAGGAGTCAACGTATACTTAG AGTTTGGGATCAGTGCAACGTAGTACAAGATTACTTAACTGTGTACGACGGTGGTTCCACCTCCGACAGGGTCCTCGTGAGATTGTGTGGCGGTGACGCAGTGCCGGATATTGTCAGTAGTCACAACACAATGCTTTTGGAATTTCACACCTCGCCATACGATAATCCGTTTCACCCTGTTCCTTTGTCGTTCCTTCCAGGATTCGAGCTTGAAGTTCAG GTGCTATTCGTCGACGAGAAATCCCGGAGCTTCGTGAAAGAGAACGACAACTGCGACTTTTATATATCGAGCGACGAAAGCTCGTTGGGAATACTGGAGAATCCGAAACATTCTCTACCGCCGAACACTACTTGCCGTTATCACTTTCAAGGGAAACTAAACGAGATAGTTTGGCTTTCGTTCGTGAAGTATTACGCAGCCAGTGCTGAACTTGCCGCGAATCTTCACACAGGTGCCGATTGTAACGCTAAGTTGCTGATATGGGATGGCGATCATGCTTCGAATAAGCTTGTTACAAATCGTAAG AACATCACACTGATGGGCCAATTTTGTAAGGATGACATTCCACGACTATGCGATCACAGTCTTTTACGTAATAGCAGTCGTCACACGCGTCCTTGCAGTCTGACCGAGAGTTACGTTTCAACCGGTAGAGATCTAACCTTGGAACACATTCTTCGTCAAGGAAGTGCACTTTATCCGATAAGCTTCGTCCTACGTTATGAATTCGTTCATGAGGCAACATCCTGTAATCACGTTTTTTCAATGGCGTCACCGACATCCTCGTCTTCCACATCATCGTCAtcctcatcatcatcttcatcgtcttcgtcttcgtcttcgttatCGATTGTCTCGAACTTTGGAAAGTTCACATCCCCTAAGAGCGTGTTTCTCTATGGCCGAGGTGGCATGCAAAATCTCAGCTGTATTTACAGATTCGAGTCCGAGCCCGAACATAGAATAGAGTTATCCATTGACAGAGCTTCCTTCGGTGATAAGATCTGTACCTCTTACATCGATCCACTCGTCAATCGATGGACTTGCGATAGACGTATTGGCGAGCCAAGAAAGTTTGGTATAGCTGAACTCGTCATTGCTGAGTATCCTTGGCAAGAGGTTGAATTG GTACGCGATTGTTTATGCTCGAACGTCAGCGAAAGGATCGTCTTGAGGAGTCTAACGTCTAACATTATTGAAATTAGATTTACGGTGACATTGATGAACGTAACGCAAGACTACAGGGATTACTTCTTCGAAGGGCAATATCGTTTCGTTCCAATGAATACGGAAAATAGTGAACAGGGTTGCTCGACGAAACTGGAAGAGCGTCGATTGCGTGGTACCAGCGGTGAAATATCGCTTAGAAGTCCGTTACCACGTGTAATACCTGGTGTCGCCGCGGTCGAGGAAATTCTAACGAACACAGAAGACCTAACGGCAACCCAATGCGTGAACGAACCCTGGTTGATAGAGCCCGAAGATCCACGTATGAACTTTCTATATTTACGAACCGCTGGTTATAGCATTAATCTTGACAACGTTGAAGAATGTACGACTCTCAatcgaataatcgtatattcAGCGGCAAATACCAAAGAACGTAGTGTTATATGTCCAGAGGGTGGCGTTGATACCAGCCGAACCGTCGACTTTTTCTCTGGTGGTTGGAATTACAGTGCAGTTAATGCTACCGTTGCGATGCAACAACATTCGAGAAGCTTCGTTGTTGAATTCCTTCAAAGAGAACCGGGCTTTTATGCCGTTACTTGGATGGCTATCTCGAAACGATCGTCCAACGTTGGTTTTACCATGTCACCTATGGAGGAATGTCCTTATAG gtGCCCGGAAATTCAAGCGTGCATTAACCAGGTCCTTTGGTGTGACGGTGTACGTAACTGTCCATCCGGTTTCGACGAGGAGGAAGCCAACTGTTCGTATCGTTTCAGTGTAACATTGCTTTACGTCGCCGTTGGTGCCGGTGCCCTCGGTATATTCCTTATCCTTCTATTGGCGACCGGTTGTCTTAAGTATTGCCTATATCGTCACAAAacgcgaaagaagaagaaaaatgctGCGCTCAATGTAAATCATCACGTCAATCACACCCACCATAATAACGGTTTGACTGGGAGCAGATTAAGCGGACGTTACAATCTTCCGACACCGCAGGAAATGTATTTGGAGAATTACGGGAAAGATAGTATTTGTTGA